Proteins co-encoded in one Euleptes europaea isolate rEulEur1 chromosome 1, rEulEur1.hap1, whole genome shotgun sequence genomic window:
- the LOC130473682 gene encoding zinc finger protein 239-like, which produces MAQERYHGATFPGDAIKPMKENHDGEKAASVQLDRRIHTAEKPYKCLQCGKNFAQCSKLTIHQRIHTAEKPYECLQRRKNFAVSSVLTIHQRIHSGEKPYKCLQCGKSFARHSNFTIHQRIHTGEKPYKCLQCGKSFARRSDLTVLQRIHTGEKPYKCLQCGKSFAEHSHLTTHQRIHTGEKPYKCFQCGKSFAQRSKLTIHQRIHTGEKPYKCLQCGKSFAERSKLTIHQCIHTGEKPYKCLQCGKSFARRSNLTIHQRIHTGEKPYKCLQCGKSFAVCSNLTTHQRIHTGEKPYKCLQCGKGFSSSSRLTVHQCIHTGEKPYKCLQCGKSFARSSHLTGHRLIHTSETI; this is translated from the exons ATGGCGCAGGAGCGTTACCACGGAGCAACCTTTCCAG GTGATGCCATCAAACCTATGAAGGAGAATCATGATGGAGAAAAAGCGGCTTCTGTGCAGCTAGATCGG cgtatccacactgcggagaaaccttataaatgtttgcagtgtggaaagaactttgctcagtgttcaaaacttactatccatcagcgtatccacactgccgagaaaccttatgaatgctTGCAGCGTAGAAAGAACTTTGCTGTTAGTTCAGTCCTTACTATCCACCAGCGtatccactctggggagaaaccttataaatgcttgcagtgtggaaagagcttcgcTCGGCATTCAAACTTTACTATCcaccagcgtatccacactggggagaaaccttataaatgcttgcagtgtggaaaaagcttcgcTCGTCGTTCAGATCTTACTGTCcttcaacgtatccacactggggagaaaccttataaatgcttgcagtgtggaaagagctttgctgagcATTCACACCTTACTACCcaccagcgtatccacactggagagaaaccttataaatgctttcagtgtggaaagagctttgctcagcgttcaaaacttactatccatcagcgtatccacactggggagaaaccttataaatgcttgcagtgtggaaagagctttgctgagcgttcaaaacttactatccatcagtgtatccacactggggagaaaccttataaatgcttgcagtgtggaaagagcttcgcTCGGCGTTCCAACCTTACTATCcaccagcgtatccacactggggagaaaccttataaatgcttgcagtgtggaaagagcttcgcTGTCTGTTCAAACCTTACtacccatcaacgtatccacactggggagaaaccttataaatgcttgcagtgtggaaagggcttttctTCGAGTTCAAGGCTTACTGTCCATCagtgtatccacactggggagaaaccttataaatgcttgcagtgtggaaagagctttgctaggAGTTCACACCTTACTGGCCATCGACTAATACACACTTCAGAAACTATATGA